Proteins found in one Actinomycetes bacterium genomic segment:
- a CDS encoding nuclear transport factor 2 family protein produces MDDVEALGDRNLRFIEACRQGSWEMLQPILSPSFAYLDGATGEVWEMDRYIKDLRENPAPTLVIDQLAIHVDGDTAVASARTQSRPGQSNRYIDTYERRGGEWLCVHACVWPLQAS; encoded by the coding sequence GTGGACGACGTGGAGGCTCTTGGTGATCGTAACCTGCGGTTCATCGAGGCATGTCGCCAGGGCTCATGGGAGATGCTGCAACCGATCCTCTCGCCATCCTTCGCGTACCTCGATGGAGCCACCGGCGAGGTGTGGGAGATGGACCGCTACATCAAGGATCTACGGGAGAACCCGGCGCCGACGCTGGTCATCGACCAGCTAGCGATCCACGTGGATGGCGACACGGCCGTCGCGTCCGCGCGGACGCAGAGTCGTCCCGGCCAGAGCAACCGATACATCGACACGTACGAGCGGCGCGGCGGCGAGTGGCTGTGTGTGCACGCGTGCGTGTGGCCGCTGCAGGCGAGCTGA
- a CDS encoding DUF5937 family protein, protein MWWFAAGYGGAMIRLRMSATDLERMRFAYSPLAEVAESLYMVNSGRIHRLHRAWFDIARDGLRRVDMALLRAIVPAPRPHVASFLLGGATDPATTIEQQLKLVADCPADRLRADLEVVWHGDLPPAAERLVADGASGARHLADALWQYWAVAIEPHWRQIRAVLDADIAYRAARLARGGIEALLSDLHPELELAEHAIQIVSSRHSTEHDLCGVGLLLVPCVFAWPHIMVDPGTAGSPSITYGPRGIGELWPTAAAEVTGEDALGALLGRSRAAILISVALPKSTTDLARELGQSTPAVSTHLSVLRRSGLVTSWRSGRRVLYQRTPLATSIVAASAPALDIASGNPA, encoded by the coding sequence GTGTGGTGGTTCGCCGCGGGCTACGGTGGCGCGATGATCCGCCTGCGGATGAGCGCGACCGACCTCGAGCGCATGCGATTTGCCTATTCGCCGCTCGCCGAGGTGGCCGAGAGCCTGTACATGGTCAACTCGGGGCGCATCCACCGCCTGCATCGCGCCTGGTTCGACATAGCGCGTGACGGCCTGCGTCGCGTCGACATGGCCTTGCTCCGGGCCATCGTCCCCGCGCCGCGTCCGCACGTCGCGAGTTTCCTCCTCGGCGGTGCGACCGACCCCGCGACGACCATTGAGCAGCAGCTGAAGTTGGTCGCCGACTGCCCAGCGGATCGGTTGCGCGCGGATCTCGAGGTCGTCTGGCATGGCGACTTGCCACCGGCCGCAGAGCGGCTGGTCGCCGATGGCGCCAGCGGCGCGAGGCACCTCGCCGACGCCCTGTGGCAATACTGGGCAGTTGCCATCGAGCCGCACTGGCGACAGATTCGCGCCGTCCTCGATGCCGATATTGCCTACCGGGCGGCCCGCCTCGCCAGGGGCGGCATCGAAGCGCTGCTCTCGGACCTGCATCCGGAACTCGAGTTGGCCGAGCACGCGATTCAGATCGTCAGCTCGCGGCATAGCACCGAACACGATCTGTGCGGCGTTGGGCTGTTGCTCGTGCCGTGTGTCTTTGCCTGGCCGCACATCATGGTCGACCCGGGCACGGCCGGCTCGCCGAGCATTACCTACGGTCCCCGAGGGATCGGCGAGCTGTGGCCGACGGCCGCTGCGGAGGTGACCGGTGAGGACGCCTTGGGTGCGCTCCTCGGCCGCAGCCGCGCCGCCATCCTCATCAGCGTCGCGCTGCCGAAGTCGACGACCGACTTGGCGCGCGAACTCGGCCAGAGCACGCCCGCGGTCAGTACGCACCTCTCGGTCCTGCGGCGTAGTGGGCTGGTGACGTCGTGGCGTTCCGGGCGTCGCGTGCTGTACCAGCGCACACCGCTCGCCACCAGCATCGTGGCGGCCAGCGCTCCCGCTCTGGACATCGCTTCGGGGAACCCTGCGTAA